The Eubacterium ventriosum genome includes the window TATTCACTCAACATCCTTAGGTGTTGTATTTCTGTATATGTACATGACTGCTCCGAAATATCCCGGTATAACAGCTACGTAACCAATAATTACAGCCAATGTTATATAAGATATTTTACAAAAAATTTCCAATACAACACAAACTATTGTTGCCACAAGTATCCAAAACATAACACTTATAGCCATATATAAACTTTTTTTGTTTACCTTTGTTAAATGGTTTAGTTCTGAAGATATAAGCCACAATTTTTCATAAATTGTATGCATAAAATCAACCTTCTTTCTTTAATCTGCAATAAACCTAACTTAATTCTAGTCAATTGCATATTTATCTTTGTTCTGTGTATAAACCTGATAGAATTTACTTCCCGGATTTTTATCTATTTCACTGCTGTATGCATGAAGTCCAAGACTGTCATGGTCAATTTCCTCAACACATCCTGCAATGTTAGAACAATGGTCTGATATTCTTTCCAAAGAAGTAAGAATGTCTGTCATTATAAATCCCTGCTCAATTGTGCACTTACCATTTTTTAATCTGTCAATATGTCTCTTCTTCAACTGGTGTTTCAAATGGTCTATTACTTCTTCCAATGCCTCAACAGTTAATGAAGCATCCATATCATTATTTTCAAAAGCTGTCTGTGACTGATTCAAAATATCTTTTGCTGCATTAATTAAAACTTTTAATTCTTTTCTTGCATTTTCTGAGAAATGTAATTTTTTATCATGAATTTCTTCTGCTGACTTTGCTATTCCTACTGAGTGGTCTGAAATTCTTTCAATGTCTCCGATGATGTGTAATAACTCACTTACGCTCTTACTGTCACTTTCACTTAAGTCTCTTGTACTGATTCTTACAAGATAGGTTCCTATCTTATCCTCGTACTTGTCCACTTCTTCTTCGTACTCTTTAACCTTGTCTATTACTTTTGAATCGTACTCACTTAAAATGTCACAGGCACAGCTTACTCCTTCAATTGTTTTCTCAAACATTTCCATTACAACTTTTTTACATCTGTCAATTGCAATTGCAGGTGTTGTCATAAGACGTTCATCAAGTAACTGTAATGATTCTTTCTTTTCTGCATCCTTTATAATGATACATGCAAGTTTTTCCAACTGGTTTGCAAATGGGAATAATAATAATGTACATAAAATATTAAATGTTGTATGAACAATTGCTATTCCAAGCTGATTGGCTGAATCACTTATAAATGGAAACTGTATAATTGAATTTAATAAGCAAAATACTGCAAGCCATACCGTTGTTCCGATTATGTTAAATGACAAATGAACAATTGCTGTTCTTTTTGCGTTTTTGTTTGCTCCAAATGATGAAATAATTGCTGTTACACAAGTTCCGATATTCTGTCCCATAATGATAGGAATTGCACTTCCGTATGTTACTGCTCCTGTTGAAGCCAATGCCTGAAGTATACCTACTGAAGCTGATGAACTCTGGATTACTGCTGTTAAGAATGCACCTGCCAATACACCTAATACCGGATTGCTAAACATTACTAATATGTTTCTAAATTCAGGAACATCTCTTAATCCGCTAACAGAACCTGACATCTGTTCCATTCCAAACATTAAAACTGCAAATCCTAAAAGAATCATTCCTGTATCTGCACGTTTTGAGTTTTTCTTTGACATAATCATTATCAAACCAATCATTGCAAGAATTGGTGTAAATGATGTTGGCTTTAAAAGACTAACCCAAATGTTTGAGCTTTCAATCCCTGTTAAACTAAGAATCCAAGATGTAATGGTTGTTCCAACGTTTGCCCCCATAATAATTCCTATTGCCTGCTTAAGACTCATAATTCCTGAGTTAACAAAACCCACAACCATAACTGTTGTTGCTGAAGAACTCTGAATAATTGCTGTTACTCCTGCCCCAAGCAAAAATCCCTTAAATCTGTTAGATGTTAATTTTTCAAGAATGTTTTTCAACTGATTCCCAGCTCTTTTTTCAAGAGCATCACCCATAATATTCATTCCAAAAAGGAATAATGCTAAACCTCCAATAAGAGATAATACGTCAAAAATGTTCATTTTTTCCTCCTAAAACTTTTCTAAATGTCAAATATTGGGGTAAGATTGTGAGAGTGCGAAGCACGTAACAATCCGTGTAATTTCTTCCCTGTCTACATATTCATAGTATAGTGGGAGTGTAAATTGTAACTATTCTCTTTGTTAAATCTAAGTAAAATTTATTAAATATATTAAGTTTCTTAAATTTAGATTTAATAATTACCACAAGTCACTTATTTCTATTATCACAATTAAGCCGAGATTTTATAACCAACTCCACGGATAGTTTTTATAACATCTCCTGCCGTTCCAAGTTTCTGCCTAAGAGTTCTTACATGAACATCCACTGTTCTACTTTCTCCGTCAAAAGAGTATCCCCAAATCTTGTTAAGAAGCTGTTCTCTTGACAAAACAATACCTCTATTCTTTAAAAGAAGGCATAACATTTCATATTCTTTTAATGTTAAGACAACTTCCCTGTCGTCAACTTTTACAAGATGCTTTATTGGGCAAACATAAAGATTATTAATTGTATAATCCTTTTCTTCATGCTTGTACTCAGATCTTCTGATTAACGCTTTAACTCTTGCAACCATTTCCATCATGCTAAATGGTTTTGAAATATAATCATCTGCACCACTTTCAAGTCCGTTTATTCTGTCATACTCACTTGTTTTTGCTGTTTCCATAATTACCGGAAGCTTCTCAATTGCAGGATTGCTTCTTATTTTCTTTAAAACATCAATTCCACTTTCCTCAGGAAGCATTACATCAAGTATTACAAGACTTGGCTCTTCTTCCTCAACTGCCTTCCAAAATTCTGAAGGTTTCTCAAAGCCTTTTGCCTCAAGACCTGTACTGTTTAATGCATATATTACTAATTCTCTAATACTGCTATCGTCTTCTACCAAATAAATCATATATACCTCCAAATAATTAAATTCTAACTAACATATTATTAACCTTACTTTCCAGGTTAAATTAACTTTAGCCCCGGAAAGTAAGATTTATGTTAAATGCAGGTAAAAATTGGGAGATATTTGAATTTTTTACAATATATTTTTGAAAAGTTTTAGGTTTTATTTTGATTTACTCTGCGTGATAGCCTAGAATTGAGTACTCAACCCATTCTGCAATATTAGTTGCATGGTCGCCTATTCTTTCAAGATATTTGGCAATCATAAGAATATCAATAAATTCTTCACCATCACTTTCTCCTGAAGAAATTATTCTTATTAACTCTTTCTTTATCTCTTCAAAATAGTTATCAACAACATCATCATAGACAATAACATTTCTTGCCATTTCAATATCTTTCTTTACAAAAGACTTAATGCTCTTTGTTACCATTTTTATAACTTCGTTTGCCATGTCACTTAAATGTGTTTTGTATTTTACATCACTTTTTTTAATATACTGAGCCAATTCAACAATATCTGATGCCTGGTCGCCTATACGCTCCATGTCTGATATCATCTTAAGTGCTGAGGAAATAACTCTTAAATCCCTTGCTACCGGCTGCTGTCTAAGCAAAAGTTTCATACAAATAGATTCAATATCTCTTTCTTTTTTGTCAATTTCGCTGTCTGTTTCCAATACTTCTCTTTTTAATTCTTCATGGTCATCTTCCATTGTAATTTTGATGGCTCCTGAAATAGCCTGCTCACAAAGTTTACCCATTTTAATTAATTCATTATTTAGATTGTCAAGCTGTTCATCAAACTTATTTCTCATATCATCAACCAAACCTTCCTGTAATATAATCCTCAGTTCTCTTGTCTCTAGGCATTGAGAACATTTGCTCTGTGTCACTATATTCAACAACCTCTCCCAACAAGAAGAAAGCTGTATTGTCTGATATTCTGGCTGCCTGCTGCATGTTATGAGTTACCATAACAATTGTGTAATCCTTCTTTAATTCTGTTGCCAAATCTTCAATCTTTGATGTAGAAATAGGATCAAGTGCTGATGTTGGTTCATCCATTAATAACACTTCTGGTTCAACTGCTAAAGCTCTTGCAATACAAAGTCTCTGCTGCTGGCCACCTGACATTGCAAGGGCATTTTTCTTTAATGAATCTTTTACTTCATCCCAAATTGCTGCCTGTTTTAATGTTCGCTCAACAATTTCGTCAAGTTTTGCCTTTGAACGGATACCGTGAGTTCTTGGTCCATATGCAATGTTATCGTATATGCTCATTGGAAAAAGATTAGCTTTCTGGAATACCATTCCCACTCTTTTTCTTAAGTCATTTACGTCCATGTCTTTATATATATCAACACCATCAAGTGTTATTTTTCCCTGTATTTTACAATCCACTACAAGATCATTCATTCTGTTAAGTGATTTAAGTACTGTTGACTTACCACATCCTGAAGGTCCTATAAATGCTGTAATCTGGTTCTTTGGAATTGATAAATTTACATCCTTTATGGCATGAAAATCTCCGTAAAAAAGGTCCATGTCCTTTATATCTATTTTTCCCATTTATTTATTTTCCTTTCCAATCTTGTTTGCAAGTATGCCCGATAAACCATTAATAATTAAAATAATTATCAAAAGTATTACCGCTGTTGCATAAGCCTGATTTGTGTAAAGTCCTTCTGACAATAAGCAGTACATATGAACTGCCAAAGTTCTTGTTGAAGATAAGAAAAACTTGCCCGAGCCCCAAGGCACTGCCGCCACTGAACCTGCCGTAAAAATAAGTGCTGCACTTTCACCAACAATTCTTCCTATTGCAAGAATAACCCCTGACAAAATTCCCGGAACTGCTGCCGGCAAAACAATAACAAATATTGTTCTAAGTTTTCCTGCACCTAAACCAAAACTGCCTTCTCTAAATGAGTCTGGCACAGCAATAAGCGCTTCCTCTGTTGTTCTTATAATTGTTGGCAAAACCATTATTGCCAGTGTTAAAACTCCGGCTATTAATGAATATCCCCAATGTAAGGCAAGAACAAATGCAAGGAAACCGAACAAACCGAAAACAATTGAAGGTATGCCTGCCAATGTTTCAGTTGTAACTCTTATGATTTTTACAAGTTTTGAACCTCTCTTTGCATACTCAACAAGATAAATTGCTGCTGCCACTCCAATAGGTACTGAAATAATCAGTGTCATTGCAACTATTATAATTGTGTTAATAATAGCCGGTGTCATTGAAACATTATCTGAATTGTATTTCCATGCAAACAAGTCTGCATTAATATAGGGAACACCTCTTATAACTATGTAAGCAACAAGATAAACCATTATTCCAACTGTAATTGCCGCTGCAAGCATTATAAGAATCAGCATAATAAGTGAGCCCGGTTTTCTTAAATATTCTTTTAACTTGCTGTTTGTTTTTACTATAGGAGCTTTTCTGCCTACTGCTTTTACTTCTTTTTCCATTATTCAGACCTCCTATTAATTATTGAAAAACATACATTTATAATTAATACAAATACAAACAATACTACTGCTGTAGCAATTAATGCTCTTCTATGTAATCCTGTGGCATAAGCCATTTCAAGTACGATATTGGCTGTAAGTGTTCTGACACCACTTGTAATGCTGTCCGGTATAATTGCCTGGTTCCCGGCAACCATTACAACTGCCATTGTTTCACCTATGGCTCTACCCATTCCAAGAATAATTCCTGACATAACACCTGACTTTGCCGCCGGTATTACCGTCTTAAAAATACTTCTTTCCTTTGTTGCACCAAGGGCAAGCGCTCCTTCATAATATGCTTCCGGTACTGCCACAATTGATGATTCTGCTGTGTTAATAATTGTTGGAAGTATCATCATTCCAAGAAGAATTGATGCTGCAAGTATACCGTCACCTGCTGTTCCAAACATTTCCTGAATAATTGGAATAATAACAACCAGTCCGAAGAATCCGTATATAATAGAAGGAATCCCTGCCATAAGGTTAATTATTGGTTTGATAAATTTATATAATTTTTTGGGACAGTATTTTGCAAGAAATACTGCTGTTAAAAGTCCAATTGGAACACCAATTATCATTGCCCCTGCTGTTACATAAATACTGCCTACAATCATTGGCCATATTCCAAAAAGATTTTGTGACACACGCCATTGTGTTCCAAAAAGGAACTTTGTTATTCCTATTTCTTTAATTGCCGGCACACCATTTGCAAACATAAATAAACAAATTGTTATAACTGCTGCAATAGATATACATGCGCATACAAGAAATACTATTTTCATTAAAAAATCTAATACTTTATTCAAAATATTTTCTCCTTCATTCACTAAAAGCAGAGGAATTTTAATCCCTCTGCCTGTACCCTTATATGCAGATTTTATTACTGAACATCAGCCCAGTCTGTTAAGTCACCTGTGTAGATTTTCTTAATCTGATCTGATGTAAGGTTTGTTACCTGATTTTCTGTGTTAACAATTACAGCGATACCATCTAATGCAATTTTCTGAACCTGTAATTCTTTTGCTTCTTCATCTTTTAATTCTCTTGATGACATACCGATTTCTGTTGCACCTTCGATTGCTGACTGAATACCTGCTGAAGAACCTGATTCCTGAATTTCAATTGAAGCGTCTGCGTTTAGTTTTACATATTCATCTTTTAACTTATCCATTAATGGCGCAACTGATGTTGAACCTGCTAAAGTGATTTTTCCTTTCTTACCACTTGCCTTGTATGATTCTGTTGCTTCAACTCCGATGTAACCGTTGTCGTTTACAATCTGCTGTCCTTCTTTGCTCATAATGAATGAGATGAAGTCTTTGTCAATGTCTGATAACTTATCTTCTTTGTAACAAATGTTAAATGGTCTTGATACTTTGTAATCACCTGATTTAACGTTTTCTGCTGTTGCGTCAACACCGTCAACCTGAACTGCCTTAACGTCTGTTGATAAAGAACCAAGTGAAACATAACCGATTGCACTCTTTGTCTGTGCTACCTTCTGGAGCATTACTGATGTGCTGTTTGTAATCTGTGCTGAACTTACTGTAATGTCATTTTCGTTTTCATCTACAACTCCAAGAAGTTCTACGAAAGCTCCTCTAGTTCCTGAACCTTCTTCTCTTGAAACTACTGTGATTGCCTGTGACTTAGCTCCTGAATCAGAACCATTGTCACTGCTTGCACTCTTGTTGTTGCCGCATCCTGTGAATGCTAATGTTGTAATAACCAATGCAGATACTACTGCTAAAACTTTCTTTCTCATTTTCAATTTTCTCCTCGTTTTCAAGTAAATTTTTAATATGTTTTGAAGGAACTTATTTTTTGTTTCCTTCAGGGTACACATATATACTATTTAAATTTCGTTAAATGCAATAGCGCATTTATGTTAAATCTATTTAAAATATTCGGGAAAAATGTAAAAATGTCGAAAGTTGTATACAGTCAGAGATGGGAATGGCAAACACGTTTGCCATTCCCATCTCTGACTGTATATAAAATCAAGAAGAATTTGGAGAATGTACCCCGAAATTTGGATGATTTAAAATATCGGGGTACATTTTCGTTGCATTTATATATTATGTTGTATTTTCAAGTAACAGATTTAATGAAATGTACCCCGATTTTGAGAATTTTTTATATATCGGGGTACTTTTATTATTGATATATACAATAAGTTATGTCTCAAGATGTAAAATTGCTAAATATGTACCCCAAAAATCAAGATAATTTCTATAGCGGGGTACAGCCAGGAAAAAATATCACTTATACGTGCTATGTTACATTTAAAATTGTAAAATTCGTACCCCGAAAATCAAGATAATTTCTATATCGGGGTACGGGTGCAAAACACCCTGGCCACAATCAATAACGAACGCAGCAAAATAACAAAATCAATCTGTTTGTAGACATATATCCTTGCCTACACGCAAAAAAATAAAGAAGAAACACATGTCTTGCATTTCTTCTCATTTGTTTCTATTATTTACTGGCACATTTTTGCAACTATCTGGTTGATTACTTTGCCATCTGCTCTGCCTTTAAATGCAGGCATTACTGTTTTCATTATCTGGCCTTTGTTCTTTGTTGCAATTACGTCTGCAAATTTTTCTTTTAATTCTGCTTCAACTTCTTCTGCACTCATAAGCTTTGGTGCATATTCGTTGAATACATCATATCTTGCCTGGTATTCTTCTATTAAGTCTGTTCTGTCAGCAGGACATGAATCAATCTGTTCCTTTACAGTTTTTAATTCTTTAAGAATTACTTTGTTTACCATTTCTTCAGGAATATCATCTCTGCAGCCTGCATCAATTCCTGCTTTCTTTACTGCCTGAATCAATGCTGAAATTGATTCCTTTCTAGCTTTGTCTCTAGCTTTCATTGCAGCTATCATGTCTTTCTGTAATACTTTAATGTCCATTGTTTGCCTCCTATATTTTAATTATTAATTAACTATCTTCTACCTAACATAGTATACCACTCTAAATTTAGGATTCAAATAGAAACTTTAACGTCTCTTGCTAGATTTCCTGCCGGACTTTCCGTTATGCACATTACCGGATTGTACTTTACCATTACGTGAATTGCCGGATTGCACTTTGCCATTATGTGAGTTACCTGTCTGCACCTTACCGCCACGGGCATTTTTGTCATTTGCAAAATTCTTACCACTGCGGGTATTTTTATTATTTACTGAATTTTTTCCTCCGCGGTTGTCTTTATCTGCGAAATTCTTACCACGACCATTCTTGTTATTTGAGGAATCTTTGCCTGAAAAATTCTTACCTCGCGCATCCTTACGTGAATCCTTAGACTTTCCGTTACCTTTTCCGCCGTTTCCACCATAGTTTTTCTCATATTTAAACTGTCTGGGTTTAATAAGGCATTCCTTGCCAAAACCTATAAGGTCTTCTCTTCCTGCTATATGAAGTGCTTCTTTAACTAAGTCGTAGTTTGCAGGATTTCTGTACTGCATAAGGGCTCTTTGCATTGCCTTTTCGTGCGGATTTTTTGGAACATACACCGGCTTCATTGTTCGCGGATCAACTCCCGTATAGTACATTACAGTTGACATTGTTGACGGTGTAGGGTAAAAATCCTGAACCTGCTGGGGATTATAGCCAATATCTCTAAGGTACTCAGCCAACTTCACTGCCTCTGTCATATCAGAGCCCGGATGGGAACTCATAAGATATGGCACAACAAACTGGTTCTTTCCTTCTTTTTCGTTAAGTTTCTTATATTTAGTGATAAAACTTTCATAAACACAATTCTGAGGTTTTCCCATATAAGACAAAACCTTATCAGAAATATGCTCAGGAGCTACCTTAAGCTGTCCACTAATATGATATTTAACCAGCTCTTTAAAGAAAGTATCATCTTTATCTTCCATAATATAGTCAAATCTAATACCTGAACGGACAAATACTTTTTTGACCTTAGGCAATTCTCTTAACTTTCTAAGAAGACTTAAATAATCCTTGTGGTCAACATTCAGATTCTTACAAGGATGTGGGAAAAGACATTGCTTATGCTTACACACACCTGATTTTAACTGCTTCTTACATGACGGATGATAAAAGTTAGCTGTAGGGCCACCAACATCATGAATATATCCTTTAAAATTAGGCATATCAATAATTTTTTTTGCCTCATTTATGATTGATTCGTGGCTTCTTGACTGAATAATTCTTCCCTGATGGAATGTTATGGCACAGAAACTACATGCCCCAAAACAACCACGACAACTTGCCAATGAAAACTGAACTTCCTGAATGGCAGGTATCCCACCTAAAGCCTCGTAACTTGGATGGTAAGTTCTCTCATATGGAAGGTCGTAAATATCATCCATTTCCTGTCTTGTTAAGGGCTCCTGGGGTGGATTCTGTACAACATAAACTCCGTTTGGATAAGGTTCCACCAAAGTTTTTCCATTAAAAGGATCAGTATTTTCAGACTGAACCCTAAAACTATTTGCATACTCTAATTTGTCTTCCTTCATGGCATCATAAGACGGAAGAATTATTGGATCATAAGCAAGTTCTATATTTTTAGTCTTAAAAACAGTTCCCGGAATATAAGTAATATCCGTAACATCCATACCACTTGCCAAGGCATCTGCAATCTGAACTATACACTTTTCACCCATTCCATAAGTTAAAAGATTTGCCTGACTATCCAATAAAATTGAACGTTTAAAACTATTGCTCCAATAATCATAATGCGCCATTCTTCTAAGACTTGCCTCAATACCACCTATTATAATCGGCTTTGTTTTGTTAGTTCTGCGAATAAGATTACAATAAGCAACTACTGCATGATCCGGTCTTTTTCCAATTACTCCGCCCGGAGTGTAGGCATCACTATCTCTTCTTTTCTTTGAAACATAGTAATGATTAACCATTGAATCCATATTTCCACCCATTACCAGAAATGCCAATCTTGGTTCTCCCAAAACATTAATGCTTTCATCGTCCTTCCAATCAGGCTGTGAAATAATACCAACTGTATATCCATTAGCTTCCAAAACTCTACTTATAATAGCATGTCCAAAAGATGGATGGTCTACATAAGCATCCCCTATTACAAACACAAAATCTA containing:
- the pstA gene encoding phosphate ABC transporter permease PstA, producing MEKEVKAVGRKAPIVKTNSKLKEYLRKPGSLIMLILIMLAAAITVGIMVYLVAYIVIRGVPYINADLFAWKYNSDNVSMTPAIINTIIIVAMTLIISVPIGVAAAIYLVEYAKRGSKLVKIIRVTTETLAGIPSIVFGLFGFLAFVLALHWGYSLIAGVLTLAIMVLPTIIRTTEEALIAVPDSFREGSFGLGAGKLRTIFVIVLPAAVPGILSGVILAIGRIVGESAALIFTAGSVAAVPWGSGKFFLSSTRTLAVHMYCLLSEGLYTNQAYATAVILLIIILIINGLSGILANKIGKENK
- the pstB gene encoding phosphate ABC transporter ATP-binding protein PstB, which gives rise to MGKIDIKDMDLFYGDFHAIKDVNLSIPKNQITAFIGPSGCGKSTVLKSLNRMNDLVVDCKIQGKITLDGVDIYKDMDVNDLRKRVGMVFQKANLFPMSIYDNIAYGPRTHGIRSKAKLDEIVERTLKQAAIWDEVKDSLKKNALAMSGGQQQRLCIARALAVEPEVLLMDEPTSALDPISTSKIEDLATELKKDYTIVMVTHNMQQAARISDNTAFFLLGEVVEYSDTEQMFSMPRDKRTEDYITGRFG
- a CDS encoding YgiQ family radical SAM protein translates to MAYKINMAFLPISKEDMKERGIEQLDFVFVIGDAYVDHPSFGHAIISRVLEANGYTVGIISQPDWKDDESINVLGEPRLAFLVMGGNMDSMVNHYYVSKKRRDSDAYTPGGVIGKRPDHAVVAYCNLIRRTNKTKPIIIGGIEASLRRMAHYDYWSNSFKRSILLDSQANLLTYGMGEKCIVQIADALASGMDVTDITYIPGTVFKTKNIELAYDPIILPSYDAMKEDKLEYANSFRVQSENTDPFNGKTLVEPYPNGVYVVQNPPQEPLTRQEMDDIYDLPYERTYHPSYEALGGIPAIQEVQFSLASCRGCFGACSFCAITFHQGRIIQSRSHESIINEAKKIIDMPNFKGYIHDVGGPTANFYHPSCKKQLKSGVCKHKQCLFPHPCKNLNVDHKDYLSLLRKLRELPKVKKVFVRSGIRFDYIMEDKDDTFFKELVKYHISGQLKVAPEHISDKVLSYMGKPQNCVYESFITKYKKLNEKEGKNQFVVPYLMSSHPGSDMTEAVKLAEYLRDIGYNPQQVQDFYPTPSTMSTVMYYTGVDPRTMKPVYVPKNPHEKAMQRALMQYRNPANYDLVKEALHIAGREDLIGFGKECLIKPRQFKYEKNYGGNGGKGNGKSKDSRKDARGKNFSGKDSSNNKNGRGKNFADKDNRGGKNSVNNKNTRSGKNFANDKNARGGKVQTGNSHNGKVQSGNSRNGKVQSGNVHNGKSGRKSSKRR
- the pstC gene encoding phosphate ABC transporter permease subunit PstC, with translation MKIVFLVCACISIAAVITICLFMFANGVPAIKEIGITKFLFGTQWRVSQNLFGIWPMIVGSIYVTAGAMIIGVPIGLLTAVFLAKYCPKKLYKFIKPIINLMAGIPSIIYGFFGLVVIIPIIQEMFGTAGDGILAASILLGMMILPTIINTAESSIVAVPEAYYEGALALGATKERSIFKTVIPAAKSGVMSGIILGMGRAIGETMAVVMVAGNQAIIPDSITSGVRTLTANIVLEMAYATGLHRRALIATAVVLFVFVLIINVCFSIINRRSE
- a CDS encoding response regulator transcription factor, yielding MIYLVEDDSSIRELVIYALNSTGLEAKGFEKPSEFWKAVEEEEPSLVILDVMLPEESGIDVLKKIRSNPAIEKLPVIMETAKTSEYDRINGLESGADDYISKPFSMMEMVARVKALIRRSEYKHEEKDYTINNLYVCPIKHLVKVDDREVVLTLKEYEMLCLLLKNRGIVLSREQLLNKIWGYSFDGESRTVDVHVRTLRQKLGTAGDVIKTIRGVGYKISA
- the phoU gene encoding phosphate signaling complex protein PhoU, whose protein sequence is MRNKFDEQLDNLNNELIKMGKLCEQAISGAIKITMEDDHEELKREVLETDSEIDKKERDIESICMKLLLRQQPVARDLRVISSALKMISDMERIGDQASDIVELAQYIKKSDVKYKTHLSDMANEVIKMVTKSIKSFVKKDIEMARNVIVYDDVVDNYFEEIKKELIRIISSGESDGEEFIDILMIAKYLERIGDHATNIAEWVEYSILGYHAE
- a CDS encoding Na/Pi cotransporter family protein; protein product: MNIFDVLSLIGGLALFLFGMNIMGDALEKRAGNQLKNILEKLTSNRFKGFLLGAGVTAIIQSSSATTVMVVGFVNSGIMSLKQAIGIIMGANVGTTITSWILSLTGIESSNIWVSLLKPTSFTPILAMIGLIMIMSKKNSKRADTGMILLGFAVLMFGMEQMSGSVSGLRDVPEFRNILVMFSNPVLGVLAGAFLTAVIQSSSASVGILQALASTGAVTYGSAIPIIMGQNIGTCVTAIISSFGANKNAKRTAIVHLSFNIIGTTVWLAVFCLLNSIIQFPFISDSANQLGIAIVHTTFNILCTLLLFPFANQLEKLACIIIKDAEKKESLQLLDERLMTTPAIAIDRCKKVVMEMFEKTIEGVSCACDILSEYDSKVIDKVKEYEEEVDKYEDKIGTYLVRISTRDLSESDSKSVSELLHIIGDIERISDHSVGIAKSAEEIHDKKLHFSENARKELKVLINAAKDILNQSQTAFENNDMDASLTVEALEEVIDHLKHQLKKRHIDRLKNGKCTIEQGFIMTDILTSLERISDHCSNIAGCVEEIDHDSLGLHAYSSEIDKNPGSKFYQVYTQNKDKYAID
- a CDS encoding substrate-binding domain-containing protein; translated protein: MRKKVLAVVSALVITTLAFTGCGNNKSASSDNGSDSGAKSQAITVVSREEGSGTRGAFVELLGVVDENENDITVSSAQITNSTSVMLQKVAQTKSAIGYVSLGSLSTDVKAVQVDGVDATAENVKSGDYKVSRPFNICYKEDKLSDIDKDFISFIMSKEGQQIVNDNGYIGVEATESYKASGKKGKITLAGSTSVAPLMDKLKDEYVKLNADASIEIQESGSSAGIQSAIEGATEIGMSSRELKDEEAKELQVQKIALDGIAVIVNTENQVTNLTSDQIKKIYTGDLTDWADVQ
- a CDS encoding GatB/YqeY domain-containing protein; the encoded protein is MDIKVLQKDMIAAMKARDKARKESISALIQAVKKAGIDAGCRDDIPEEMVNKVILKELKTVKEQIDSCPADRTDLIEEYQARYDVFNEYAPKLMSAEEVEAELKEKFADVIATKNKGQIMKTVMPAFKGRADGKVINQIVAKMCQ